The genome window AAGAAGTCTTGCGCATCTTTTGTGAactttatttctagctttttgatgctGTGAGACATGTATCATTCTTTGAAATGTTGTATTCCAACTGTTTGAGCTGGTATGTAGAgacatcattcttttttctttctttcatttttctctttggtgacggagtctcgctgtgtcacccaggctggagtgcagtggcgcgatctctgctcactgccacccccgcctcccggattcaagcaattctctgcctcagcctcccgagtagctgggattacaggcacccaccagcacgcccggctaagttttgtatttttagtagagatggggtttcaccatcttggccagggtgctcttgaattcctgacctcgtgattcacccgcctcgacctcccaaagtgttgggattacaggcgtgagccaccatgcccggcggaGACATAATTCTTATATATTGGTTTTCTATCCAGCAGCCTTGTGAAATATGCTTATGAtttctaaaagtttatttctagatCATTTTCAGTCTTCAACATACAGAAACATATCATCCTTCAATAAGAGCAATTTTGTTtctgccatttatttttctttgtccttttgtattgtttgtagagacggggttttgccatgtttcccgtgctgttcttggactcctgagtgcaagtgatgcacccgccttgcctcccacagtgctgggattacaggcatgggcctcCGCACCAGGACTGTTGCAGCCGTTGTAaagagttttatttccttttctgattaTATGGCATTGCGCAGACCCACCTGTTACCATGGTGATAGTGGACGTCCTTGTCTTATCCCTGATGAGAAACGGAAAACTTTCAACATTTCACCGTCATATTTCCTGTCCTTTTTTTGTAGATGGACTTCTTCAGAGTAAGTCATTCCATTCTGTTCTAAATATGCTAAGCATATTCATTTGAATCTATGTTGAGTTTCATCAAACAGTGCATCTATTTTGATTACCACagcattttttcccattcatctgttaatataGTGAATTCGATTGATAAAATTGTAGGTTTttaagttcaatttttaaaacttgagacagggtctcactctgtcatccaggctggggtgcagtggtgttatcagagctcactgcagccttgacctcctgggctgaagcgatcctcccacctcagcctcctgagtagctgtgagtctaggtacatgccaccatgcccaggtaattttttgacggctttttctttttttgtagtgatgacaTTTTctgatgttgctcaggctgctctcgatGGAAGTCCTCAGCTCAGGTGCTCTGGCCAgcacagcctcccaaaatactaggattacaggcgtgagacttGGCCTGATCAGGTTTTTCGCATATAGGGGTCTTATCTATACAAAGACTAAACTTATCTGTACCTTTGTGCAGGTGGACAAAGACTTGCATGATGAAATTTATCATTCTGTTGATTTAAAGACAACTATCCTTGACTTACCAGTGTATAAGTCCATGAGAGCATAATTATGTTGAAAGCATATATTGCTATGGGTGTTGGGAACCCTGCAGTTTCTGCTGCTGTGGGGGCATGTCCTTGGAAGTACCTTTCGTCTGTTTTTTCAGCTCCAAACATCTTAGGACCATGGGTTGTGACTGGTAGGACTATGTATCTTGCTAGTTTCAAGACGGAGTTGATTTTCACATGGTGCCACTCTGGCTGTCCCGTTTCCCTAATACTGTCATTTCTTCTGTGATTCTGATGCCACAAATGATAGCTATCGTTTTAGTATTTCTTTACAGGTCCTAGAGtttgtattcatttttccttCAGTCTCTTTCTGAGAATTGTTCACATtgaagaatttctttttggtGTAGACTGCTATTGCTGTTTTTGCAGGTGGTCTACCTGTCTTCCCAGGCAGTCACCGTGGCTCTTGTCCCCATGGTGGGGCCAGGGCAAGAGAGGACcctgggtgtgtgtttgtgtgtgtatgtgtgtgtgtcgggggtcAGTTCAGTTGAAAATCGAGTGAGTTTTGAGGGGAGCACTACTTGAGGTATTTGATTCCCAGAAACATAGGAAACAGCAAAGGGAAGTTGGATTCCATTATCCTCAGTGGATGGGAATCCGGGGTTTGGGGCATTGGGCTGGGAACTGCAGCCCGCCCAGGCCCAGAGCCGCGCATGCTCCCTGGGCCCCCGTCTCAGTGCGCATGTTCACTGGGCGTCTTCCGCCCGGCCCGTTAGCCCACGTGAAGAACGCCAGGGAGCTGTGAGGCTGTGCGCTCTCGTTCTTGCCATCTGGACTCTTTTTCCCCTACTGAGATTCGTCTGGTAGGTCTGCAGGCCAGTCATCCTGGGGGCTGAAGTGAGGGTGAAGAGGGCCTCGGGTGGGTCCAGTGGATCCCGCTTCCTGGTCTGTGGCCTCTGAGGGAGAAGGACCTCGAGGTcgtcctccttctcttctcaggCTACCAGGCCACCATCGACTTTGTGGTCATGAGGGGGCCTGGACAGGGAGGAAGGTGGTCCGCAGAGGGAAGGCGGTCAGGGGCTCAGGTGAAGATGGGGTGAGTGCTGTTTGGGGGATGGAAGTCCCGAGATGCCGAGAACCCCCGACGACACAGGGCAGATGCCTGAATGGGGTGCCTGGTGGGGGCAGGGCGGGTGGTAAAGAAGGAACCTGGCACCTGGGAAGGCTACGGCCTGGTGAGCGCCCCCCAGCGGTGTGGAGTGTGGAGCGCCTGAGTGAGAAGCACTGCAAGGTCTCACGTCCGCCATGGAAGGTCCGGGAAAAGTGGGAAGGAGTGGGCTAGGCAGTGCGGTGCAACCAAACTTAACGGGAGAGGGGGTGAATGGCTCTAGGAAGCGGGAGTTGCCCAAAGCAGCCATCACGGGAATTGTGATTCACTAGTGTTTTCGTGGGGAGTCCGCTTGTGAAACTAAACCTCATCAGAAATGACCTCTATCTGCGGGGCACAGTGGTGCTCGCCTATAGTCCGAGTTACTCGGGAcacagaggcgggaggatcccttgagcaggaggtcgaggctgcagtgagctgtgatcgcgcggctgcactccagcctgagcaacacagcgagaccccacgtccaaaagaaatttagaaaaaaatgtcctCTGCCTCTTGCCACACGCCTTAAGATGACTGCTCTGCCAGCTTGGCCAGCATAATTGGCTTTGTAGGCACTTAGAAAACGTACACACGTATGCTTCACTCTGGGACTTATTTTGagagtattttcaaaattaaaacgaCAAGTTAACATTGATCCATGGAAGAGATCGAATATAGCAGCCCTCTGGAGCGCATGTTCCCAATCACGGTTGTCTGTTTTCAGTGTGAAATATGAGTTGGCGAGGAAGATCGACCTACCGGCGTAGACCAAGACGCTATGTAGATCCTCCTGAAGTGATTGGGCCTATGCTGGTGAGCGCTTAAATATTAATTCGATGTTTTCTATTAGCAGAAATGAATTTTTGCGATAGTGTTGTTGCATTAGTATGGAAATGCTGAGAAACGTCTTTCCTGCTGATAAAACATGATTATGGCGTCTCATGAAGGAAACGTTGATTCtggaggattttttgtttttcctcttgtgTTCTTCAGCTTTTGCCCATGACTTCTTTCTCATGCTTTGTTTGTTAATGACAGATCGTACACATGTATTCCAACACAGAGTATAATAGCTTCCAAAGTCCTTGTGCGTCACTTTTCTCACAGTAACCTCCCTGTGGGTAGAGTAACGTTCTTGGCCATAGAGAATAGAGTTGGAAAAATGTCTTTAGGCTTAGTTATGATCAGAAACAGCTATGtattctgtgtatatatgtaaaattttgtatCAATagcaaaacttgtttttttttctttatttgcacaCCCACACATATTCCCCAGCCCGAGCAGTTCAGTGATGAAGAAGTGGAACCACCAAAACCTGAAGAAGGGGAACCAGCAACTCAAAGTCAGGATCCTGCACCTGctcaggagggagaggatgagggaGCATCTGCAGGTCAAGGTgatggaaagggaagaagaatgcccgctggtgtgtgtgtgtctgtgtgtgtgcgtgtgcgtgtgtgcatgcgtgtgtgtgttatGCACTGTCACATAGCAGGAACAGGAGGAAAGAAATCAATGGAAAGAATGCCTGAAATTGACTGGAAAAGCCAGGAGGCTATGTAGTTTGCAGCTTAGGTTAGTCAAATCCCTCACTATGATAAAATTTCTCGACTGTATGAATGAGAGAATAGAGGTGCCGGGATTGTGTTTTATCCGAGCACCCTTGACTGGTGAAGACAAAATTTGTACTTCGTTCCAAGGTTTGTGTCTTCCTATCATCTGTGTTGCTATACAGAAGGAAAGATTTTGCTGAAAATGCTTAAAACTCAAATGCTTTCCTGTAAGGTAGCTTAGTACTGGCCCAAGAAGAGACCCAGCTCAGAGGAGCAGGAGCAGCTCCAAAAACCGAGTCACTGAATGTTGGCCACCGTTTCCTTTGACTGATATTTTTATACGGTAAGTTTGATAAAAGCTGGATAAACGAGGATACTGCCATACAGGTAGCTGGTTTAGTGATTTTCTAAGTggcttttaggaggtgattaaatccTTTTATGGTTGGAAAAGCAGAAAAGGAGTTATCCTGGGATTAACATGAGGTGGAAATAATTTCTCCgagataaaatgttttgaaaggaaaCATTTATGTAACTGAGGTCATGGATTATTCCAGGGATTCATTGTTAAAAGTTTCTAGAATATGACTGATAACAATTCCCATTACTTGCTGTCCACCCACTCCCTTACTCTCAGTGTGGGACAGTATATTTTGTGTGATTCACAAACAATGTTATATTTGGTGCTTTGTTCTTCACGGGGTTCATTTATGGAATATTACATTTGGGACCTTCGGACCTAAATATAACTTTGTTCGAAGAAAGTTAAGTTTCTGTTTATCCCAGTAGGTAATGGGTGTCATGACTGTAAGATTTTCCATAGCCCTCAAATCCGTTCAGCTAATCATTCCTTCAGAAATTGACATTGTAATTGTAACTGAAATCCTATCCATGTTGTAGACTTCAGATTTCTTAGGTGATGCACACTGCTCTTGGTACTCTATGGCTGAATATAAGCATTATGCATGTCCTGTGGTTTATCCTCAGATTGTCATTTAGGAGAAAGGTCTCAAGCTGGGCTGAACGCCGTGCactcatagtcccagctacttgggaggctgaggtgagaggatcgcttgagccctggcgttcaagcccagcctgggaaacatagcgagatCTCATcagtaataaacaaacaaacaaacaagtaaataaataaaggtttcaTGGTATAGGAAAACACAGATTCAAAGTTTGTGCCTAGTGGCTGGTAATGTTGCAGACATAACTCCTTAGTGACCTGTACCACTTAAAAAAAGACGGGAAGTTTGaggatatgtgtatttttttaccACAATTGAAAGAAAACCTCCTCTCTTCCTAAACTTCAGTGTAGTTgtcatatattctttaaaatttttactgtgtctatattCAAGACATAACAGTTATAGAAAATTTGCAAGAATAGTACAACGAACTCATATACTTTTCACCTAGATTCACCAGTTGTTAATAGCTTTCTCTCCGTAGGTTTTatatctcttccctccctctcttacCCGGCtgcccacacactcacacacacccacacgtGGATATATGTTTACTGTTATTAATGCTGACTTGTTTAGATAAAGTTTCAGGTATCATGGTCCTTTCCCCTATGTACTCGAGGGTGTGTATATCGTCAGCACAAAGAAAAGTCATTTCTTGGATCATCACTGCAGAaagatcaaaatcaggaaatttaacaATGAGAAAATGCAGTCATTTAATACGCAGTGCATACTCAAATTTTGCCAGCTCCCCAGAcaacttctttcttcctttcgtTATtctttgttgagacggagtctccctctgttgccgaggttggagtgcagtagtgcgatcttggctcactgcaacctacacctcccaggttctagggAATCTCACGCCTCAGCCTGCCGTGTAGCTGGGCCTACGGGCGCCGGCCACTgctgtcttgaacttctgacctcacctgatctgcccaccttagcatcccaaagtgtttggattgcaggcgtgagacCCCACTCCCGGCCCAGATAATGTTATTgataggatttctttttctgatccaGAGTCCGGTTCAGGATCACGTCTTACCTGTGCTTTTCAGGtgtttttagtttcctttaatctagaatgtttccttaatttttctttgtcattcatGATACAGACATTTTTGAAGAGGATAGACCAGTTGGTTTGCAGAATGTTCTGCAGTTTGGGCTTTTTcgtgtattttttaaagaccttTTTTCGACTCAGCGTTGATTGGTGGCTACTCAGGCCATAGGAGAGTCTGAGTGCTAGGAGTGTAAGTGCTGTGAGAGACAGGATTTCAGCCTTGAGTCATTTGATGAGGTAAGGACAATCAGAAGTAGAATAACAGAGAAGAGCAAAGGAGGCCACAACGTTGTCTGAGGGCAGTCTTCGGAAAGGAAGAGGGTAATATTTGGAACaccttgttttcctgttttctgctAACAGACTCCTGAAATAATGTTCCTGGGATTCTTGTCAACACATCTATTATTACAGTAGCTAAAGCTTTGATATAATAACTCAGAGAGCATgagtattattttcttattgacattttatattttactgcttaaattgatatgtattttttattttcaagggcCAGAGCCTGAAGCTGAGAGCCAGGAAGAGGTTCGCCCGACGCCTGATTATGAGCGTGAAGATGGTCCTGATGTCCAGGAGATGAGCCTGCCAAATCCAGAGGAGGTGAAAAGGCCTGAATAAGGTAGGCAATCCATTAGACATGCAGATCGTAGGGTGTCTGTTTCCACAGTATTGTATAATAagaataatagttattttttgagacagagtctcgctctgtcgaccaagctggagtgcagtggtaccaccTCGGTCACTGGaacttcagcctcccgggttcaagtcattctcctgcgtgtgcctcccgagtagccaggcgTACAGACGTGCTCCACcgttcccagctaatttttgtatgtttagtattGATGGGGTTTTGTTCCGTTGCACAggttggtcccgaactcctggcctcgggttATCCACGTGCCTCGCCTTTGAAATttccgggattacaggcgagagccacggAGCCCGACCcagcattatatttttaatagcagaGAAGTAACAGTACTGCCTCTGTAATACTAGAGTTCTTATATAGAAAGGTTATTTGAAACGTAGTTCAGGCCCCAGCACCCGACTGATAGGCTGTCAGATATAGAAACAAACTGAGTCAAAGCCATGTTGAATGAAGATTTGAGTCTAAATCCTTGAACCAATAGCTCATAATTTTCAGATGCTTTTGTAAAGATCTGCTTTTAACAAATACATAACACATTTGTAACACCCATCACTTGGTGTGAAAAATACCGAAGCACTGATGCGGGTTCTAATACCAGCTCTTACAGCCTTGGCGAGATGCTGAGTGAGTCCTTTCACTTCTAAACCTGTCTTTGGTTCTTATGAAAATAGTGAGTTGAAGTCAgagattttaaaaccattttcccTTCTGGTTCTTTCATACTCTGATCCTGTTGTATAGAATGCATGGGATACAGAGATCATCTGCTTCGCATGATGTGTTGATCCCAAATCATGAAACCCTGGCCTGAGTCATCTGAAAATCTCTAAATTGAGATTTCATTGCTACTAAGAAAGTGTGCGGTCACTCTGCTTCATCTTAGTTTTTCCGTGTGGAGAGCTGAATACCTATCGTAGTATCTTGTCAAATTGTGAATTCTCCCtcctctttgtttgtttgagacagagtctcagtctgtcacccaggctggagtacagtggtgtgatttcagctcactgcaacctctggctccctggctaaagcagtcctcccacctcagcctcctgagtggctgaaaGTATATgcacaagccaccgtgcctaagttgtttttttttttttttttttctgttaaattaaaaaaaaatttttttttgtcgagatgaggtctcactatgttgcccaggctgggattcTCTGGCTTTTAATGAacaattgcttttaaaatctttcctcACGGAAACCTTGAGTGATGAAATTATCAACTGGCGAGAGACCGGTTAGTTCCTATCCTCTGTGGCATGTAGGTCAGTGATGCTCAGCATGGGTGTGAGTAAGATGCCTGTGCTATGCACGCTCCCTGCCACACTGTCAGTCTTCATGAGGCAGTATTTCTAATAAGACTGTTGACACATATGTGATATAATCATCTCTCACCATATCAAATGTTACATGTAAGTTTCAGC of Macaca fascicularis isolate 582-1 chromosome X, T2T-MFA8v1.1 contains these proteins:
- the LOC135964422 gene encoding G antigen 10-like — encoded protein: MSWRGRSTYRRRPRRYVDPPEVIGPMLPEQFSDEEVEPPKPEEGEPATQSQDPAPAQEGEDEGASAGQGPEPEAESQEEVRPTPDYEREDGPDVQEMSLPNPEEVKRPE